In one Streptomyces marincola genomic region, the following are encoded:
- a CDS encoding site-specific integrase, with product MEEACRFLERAEAERDYLYAAYVLVLVLGLRKGECWGSPGRTWTSTRGSCACGISFSGSGAD from the coding sequence GTGGAGGAAGCCTGCCGTTTCCTGGAACGGGCCGAGGCGGAACGGGACTACCTCTACGCCGCCTACGTCCTGGTGCTCGTCCTCGGCCTGCGGAAGGGGGAGTGCTGGGGCTCACCTGGTCGGACGTGGACCTCGACGCGGGGGAGCTGCGCGTGCGGCATCAGCTTCAGCGGGTCCGGCGCCGACTGA